In the genome of Panthera uncia isolate 11264 chromosome B3 unlocalized genomic scaffold, Puncia_PCG_1.0 HiC_scaffold_1, whole genome shotgun sequence, one region contains:
- the PNP gene encoding purine nucleoside phosphorylase, with translation MENGFTYEDYQNTAKWLLCRTNHRPQVAVICGSGLGNLVNKLTEAESFDYSEIPNFSQSTVPGHVGRLVFGFLNGRACVMMQGRFHMYEGYPLSKVTFPVRVFYLLGVDTLVVTNAAGGLNPKFEVGDIMLIRDHINLPGFCGLNPLRGPNEDRFGVRFPAMSDAYDRDMRQKAHSVWKQMGEQRELQEGTYVMLAGPSFETVAECRLLQKLGADAVGMSTVPEVIVARHCGLRVFGFSLITNKVIQDYETKEKANHEEVLESGKKAAQKLEQFVSILMASIPLPGKGN, from the exons ATGGAGAACGG atTTACATATGAAGATTATCAGAACACTGCAAAATGGCTTCTGTGCCGCACCAACCACCGACCTCAAGTGGCAGTGATCTGTGGTTCTGGGTTAGGAAATCTGGTCAATAAATTAACTGAGGCCGAGAGCTTtgactacagtgagataccaaaCTTTTCCCAAAGTACAG TGCCAGGTCATGTCGGTCGACTGGTGTTTGGGTTCCTGAATGGCAGAGCCTGTGTGATGATGCAGGGCAGGTTCCACATGTATGAAGGCTACCCACTCTCAAAG GTGACATTCCCAGTGAGGGTTTTCTACCTTCTGGGTGTGGACACCCTAGTGGTCACCAATGCAGCTGGAGGACTCAACCCCAAATTTGAGGTTGGAGATATCATGCTGATCCGCGACCACATCAACCTACCTGGTTTCTGTGGTTTGAACCCTCTCAGAGGGCCCAATGAGGATAG GTTCGGAGTTCGTTTCCCTGCCATGTCTGATGCCTATGACCGGGATATGAGACAGAAGGCTCACAGTGTCTGGAAACAaatgggggagcagagagagcttCAGGAAGGCACCTATGTGATGTTGGCAGGCCCCTCCTTTGAGACTGTGGCCGAGTGTCGGCTGCTGCAGAAGCTGGGGGCAGATGCTGTTG GCATGAGCACAGTACCAGAAGTTATAGTTGCAAGGCACTGTGGACTTCGAGTCTTTGGCTTCTCCCTCATCACTAACAAAGTCATCCAGGATTATGAAACCAAGGAGAAGGCCAATCATGAGGAAGTATTAGAGTCCGGGAAAAAAGCTGCACAGAAATTGGAACAGTTCGTCTCTATTCTTATGGCTAGTATTCCACTGCCTGGCAAAGGCAATTAA